The following nucleotide sequence is from Corylus avellana chromosome ca7, CavTom2PMs-1.0.
CTAGAGCCACTGCCTCTAGCATCAAAGTTaaggagcattccaaatttttaagcTCCCTTGTCCCAGAGGACTGAAAAGGATGGAGACTGTAAGAAGAAGACCAACCTGGCAAAAATTGGGAGATCACCGGCCTAAGCGGAATTAGAGGGATACCCTCTAGTGCCAGACGAAACCACCAAGACCGTAGGCAGCCCGTATTTCCCCTCCGCCACACAAAGCTTAGACGAcccatcaaaatcaaaacccacaGGAAGGCCAACCTCCCTCAACCCATATTGGCCTTAAACTTAAGGTGATAAAACTTCCCTGGCTTAGATGAAGGGCCAAAACCAGCAGGAGTCAAATCTTTTTTTGACAAATCCTAAAATAGCATAACATTTAATCtccatttctcttcctctttccGTCACCTTCCGCAATTCATATTCAACAAAAATCAATTCCCCTCCTAAAAGTTTGGTATAATGATCAATATGCCTCGTCTGACATATGCTAATTTGAGGCATGCTTCATGATTTATTACATTGATGAAAAATAtcccattttaaaaaatatcctTCCTTGACTTACTACCTACTTGAATGATTCCttccataaaatatttaactgcGTATCAACACATATGGGccttttgtttttaagtttttattactatttcttgaatgaaaatgaaaagaaaaaaaggaataagCAAAGTTAACGAAATGATTATGCAAAAAGAAGACACAAATGACCTGCTCTTGAAGATCTTTGACCGAATCAACCTCCAAATCCCCATTTAGGCTAATGAGAATTTCATCTGTATTCGTGGACCCAGACTCCGAACGAGATAAACAACCATTTGTTTGTGTATCGGCCGATCGTTCTGTTTTATTGGCTTCTATTATCATTGATTTAGGATCATGCTTAAAACCATACAGTTTAGATGCCAGCCCCTGAGAATCCCTCCAAGCTCGAAGCCCCTTTGATCTTTCCTCAAGTGCAGATATTACAGCTGGCCGGTGTTTACTTCTCAACTCTTGTAATCGGGCTTCATTTACATTTTGGTAACCCATGCAAGCAGTCAGTACAAGTTGACTGCTATCAAATGTTGATCCCGCCAGTGACTGCAGCAAAGTAACTGCATCTCCAGCATCCTTAGATGTAACCAATGCCGGGCCTATATGAAACTGAGCCAAATTAGTTTCACAAAGTAAAACAGTGTACATGGCACTATATTCATATTAGTTGTACTGCAATAACAATATCACAGAATTCAAAAAATCCTATTTTTTTACCCAGTACCATATAACTCCATCAAAGCAAGTGCTGTTCTAAATAGCATGACGCGATTTCCTTCAAAAAGAAGCACATCCCAGACTCGAAGAACTGGAGTAAGGAGAAATCCATCAGATTATAAGTAAGCATTAACAGGCAACTACCCAATTGAGCCAATTCCAATTATGAGGATCAACACAAATAAGCTTTAATATTAACAAGATACAACATAAAACCTGACCACTTTCCCATGGAAGCATGTTCATAAAAATGGAAAGGAACCACGGCCCGGTAACCCAAGCCACCTGCACTCCCAGGTAATCTAGATGATTGACTGCAATAGATGTAAAGGTGACATAAGAAACCTACCCAAAAAGCTTCGTACAAATGGAAAACTTGGAAAACTGCAAAGATGACATATGCCAACAAAATACAAACCTAATTTAGGAAATCTCTCGCGCACCAACTCCTCAAAAACAAGCTGGTCAACCTGAAAAAACACAAGAGCCTATCAATTAAGAAAAGCACTACCCATCTGCAGCAGTTAAAAAGTTTCCTCAACTTCATTGCTATAGCTCATTCGAGAAGAGCAAAAACACAGAAACCAAGCAAACAACAAGTATAGAATACCTGAGACTCTATCATTTCCTCTGAGTAATAGCCATCAAAATAGTCATCAATAATGCCCATCAAAGCCCTGAAAATTTTTACCTCTATTAATAAGGGCTTATGGCCAATGAAACTGAAAAGGTGAAAATATAACGTTATGCTGAACAAATGTAGAACAGCTAGGCATGTACTCTTCCAGGAGAGAATGCTACTTAAATACAGAGACAATAACATTAATCATGTTTCCTGTGTGCAAGCGAGGGAGTACATATTTGGGAAAGATTGTATCAAAAAAATTCAGACCTACCAAAAAGCATTTTCTTCAGGCATCAAAAGTAGTAATAAGCCAGCAAAGAAGTTCATGGCCTGCATGTAGATTAATCCAAGAAGCTAAACATCAGATAGAAAGTTATCTTGAGTTGTATGTTAAACAGAATGAACTTAGCAGCAGAACCAAAACAGAATTTATCTGTATGGAGAGCGGTATGCAAAAGCCTATTGTCACATGGCAATCCGcctaaaatatttgaaatgaaatgttAGGAAAATTCCAACTCAATACAACCATCTCCAATTTGATATGCAAATATAGTTTGAATGGAACTAGAACATCTCATCATTTATAAATCCAATGAGTGGCTAATGGTTAATACTGTCTCTAAAGGAAACCTGCGAcaaatcaataatcaataatCGCGACTCTTAGCAAAGGTTCGTTCAAAAAGCTGTTACTTTTAACTTCTAAGTAAATGATTTGATAGCTGAATGTACTTTCAGTTTTTACTTCCCTGAAGTTTTCCCAGAACCAATCATAAATTGTGGCTCAAAGTCTTGGAAACTTCCCTCTGCTGTGTTTCAAGAGTAGAAATGCTTTGTAAAGAGCTAGGCtcttgttttggttttttgtttattatctCCCAAGCTCAACTGAGTCTCTATCTGTTCTTGGTGTTCTATTTTCCAGGGTTTCCCAGTTGCTCTTGTactatttctttgttttctcttctaatAAATTTTGTAAGTAACAACAAATTAACACAAGTGGAGTCATATGGGCTTCAGGGATCAAGGATCTAAAGGTCACAGAACCATTCAGTTGTCAATTTGTCACCATGAATACAGAACTGTTAAGCTCATTGTGCTGGATTGAGTGCTTTAAGTACAAACTATGTCGCAGATGGCCAAAAGTTAATCTGTCGCATAAATTGTGAAAATATGCTGCATAAATTGTGAATGTCATCCTGAGATTTCCATGAGAGTTGTGGTGTTCTTAAAACACTGCAACCACAAGCAAATACCTGGCAGTACCCAACAGATGGATTATGTCTAGCATAAGCTGTAAGTAAGCGCCTCAAAGCATTTCTACCATCCTCATCAAGAGCAGGATGGCCCGGAAATGTTCGAGGCAAATCCTGCACAGAAAACCAATGTCAATAAGTTGAAAACTTGGATTAATtatatacaaatacaattaGCAACACAAATAAAGCTATAGGAACACTAAGGTTGAATGGTCATGGGATGCAAAGACCTTCTCAATCTGCCCTTTCCATTTCTCTGGCACACATACAGAATCTGTAGTTAAGCCCTCACTACTGTTGTCCAACTGTGTGCTGTTTTGTTCTGTGTTATTGCCAGAAATACTTTCTGGAGCTAGCAGATCCTGGTAATACTTCTCAACACGACGTGATCTCACACCCACAAAAGCTTGCCAAAGCTGAAATTTTGAGCATAATGTGATTACATAGCATAGTCACCAAGAAATAAACTTAACTATGGGGGGGAAGGGGGGTTGGGGGAAACCTCAAGAGAGTATTTGTACCTCTCCCCTGAGAGCCATAGGCACCCCACCACGAACAAGGACTTCTAACTCTTCTTTCCAAGGACCCAAAGATTCTGGAGGAACCACATCACCAGTAACATGGGCACTGATGGTATCACTTGGAGGAACATCTTGAGTGGGATCAGACCTCTCTGCATCATAAAATTCATCCTCGGAATCCTCCTCAGATACTCCTTTAGAGGATCTAGCCTCTTCAAAAGGAAGCAGCTTTCCAGTTTCAGCACCTTGATCATCTTTTGAtaaattgtttttcttctttacacGAATGCTCATCATATCTTCAATGGCACGAAGGGATGGTCTGATCTCAGTCCATATTTGGAGCTTATGAGTTTTTGTCTCCTTAGCTGCAGGTACCTCCTCCTTTCTGACACCATTTTCAGCTGAATCATTGGAACCAAGCTTCCAACCACTTAAATCGCCTCCTTCAACAACTTTCTCCGATTTAGCATCCGGTTCTTGCTCTGAAGCTCCAGCATGAAGGCTCTTCTCATCTTCTTCTACTGATAATAGATTTACAGGCAGTTGCGCTGACTCTGCCTGCCGTTCCAGGAAAAAATTCCACCTATCAGAtctttcctcctcttcttcctgAAATGACCAGTTATATAAAATAAGATCACGTTTTTTACATTGTCTCTCTTCAaactctgtttggttgctgaaaaatatgagcggaagaataaaaagttaaatttcaagtttttcattAATTTGGACGAGCcaaaggaaaacttcactaggcctaattcatatttttgacTCTagcttttaatttcaaaaaatcaaaaaaaaaaaaaaaagcacatgaaTTATGGAAtccgttttttctttttttctcagcaaccaaaaaaaGAGTGTTAAGACTTAAGACTAGAAAGAAGAGCCAGAAGTAGAAAAAGACCTTGTATATATTAGCATATTCACGGTATCTCTGTACATGCTGAGGTCTCACAGCAAACCCATAGGCATCCCTGTCCAATACCAATTCTATTAAATTCCCAAATCCAAATAAATCTTGCATTCATTACAAGACTCCACAATCAAACACCAAGCAAGTTCTAGATCACAAACAACTCGATAGATCAGAGATCAGGATCCTCTAAAAGTTATTAGAGTAACTCCACCGTAGAATTCTTGAAATTCTAGCCattaattttacattaaatGGTTAAGATTTTGTCACCTCAACATTTAACATTACATGAGATATAATGAattaaatagaaatttaaaatcttCTGAATATAAGAAATGCTGAAGTGGAAAAATctaaaccatttaatttaaaactaATGGTTAAAATTTGAAGAACTTCATGGAAGAGTTACTCTAGGAACCCTAAGAATTCTAGAAGATCCAACTGGAATCCAAACAGCTCAAAAGCAAGTCCATTGCAATATACTCAGTTGCAAACTAGGAACAATGAAATGCCGAGCACAATCACAACTCAAATTACCTGCAATCGGCCTCCAAAGATCGCTGACTCAGACTAGAGAACAACATATTCCACAACTTCCCATAGCGCTCGGCATTGCCTCAGCGCAATCCAAATTAACTCAAAAACCATAACCACATTTCAACTATCCATCTAATCCGCGTAAACAAACGAAAATTAAGCAAACCCTAAACTAATCCAAGCAACTTTACACACAATTGAAAGCAAGATTACTCATAAAACCCGATAGTCTATAAAGAACTCACTGAAATTCACATACATTAGAACAGCAAatcaaattataaacaaaaacgAACTTTCACTCATCAGCATCCAATACGATCGGGACTCATTTGCCGTTaaattttgacaaacatacGAAGTATCTAACTATATGGACCGAAATTTGTTGGATCAGAGAGTGGAAAGACCTAAGGAAGTGAGAATTAGTTACGCGGGAATCGGGACGCGTGGAGGGAGGAGAGATGGGGTGGTATGAAGTTAGCGTACCTCTTGTGGTCGAAGGTGATGACAGCGGGGTTGAGGGCTTTGGTGGCCTTCATTGGCGGGTGAGTAGATTGGATCGGTTTGATTGGCGAAGCGGAGATTCAGTTCTTAGTTAGATTTTGTGGGAGATCTCGCTGCTGCTCCTTGATTTTCTGAAACTGAATTTTCAGAAGACACAGAGTACTGAGAGTCTGTGTGATGGAGTTGTGAACTTCTGAActctgtgtgtgtttgtgtttgtgtgtgtgtgagagagagagagagagaaatggaggGGCACATGCAAAAGGCTAAAGAAATTTCCGAGATTACCGTTCACGTTATTATTACATGTGCTGTTTTCTTAGCACGGAGTTCGAAGACTGAAAATTTAATTATAGgagtgaaaaattaaaattaataattttattttattttattttattaatttatttttatttttttaccggCTATgtagtgttttttattttgaaataatttatatCTGGTTCTTTAAGTTTTCTTCCCTTTGAATTTAAGTTTTCTCAAGTCTTCACTCCTatttatcagttttttttttttttttttttttttttttttaagggacagacagaaaatcatttaaaataagttttaaatAAGTTCATATATCATTTTACCTTCAAAATTAACGATTTGTCATCTGCCAAGTATATTCTTTTGACACGCTAGCGCCCAATATCAATACTATGTCATCAAGTGCCATGTCATCCatagaaatacaaaaacttaaccctaaaaacaaaaactatattcTCCATCATCCCAATATTCTGAATTTTTAGCATCAGAATCATAGTTTTTACATTAGATTGTAAAATGACAGAGGTAAGAATGGCTTGAAATTGTTTGAGTTTTTCCATGTGTCATGGAAAAACTGAGACAGGCACATCAATTTCCATAACCTCTGGTTCACCTCCTATGACTCACTCAAACACTAACAACCACAAGATTTTCTAATCTTAATTTACCCTTTTGACAATACGATCTAAACTCTaatggattttgtttttaaagttaggttttttttttttttctataaatgatTTGGCACTTGACGTGGCATTGAGATTGGATGTTGACATAAACACTAGAGTGTCAAATGACAAACGTGTAGTAAGTgaaaaattgctaattttgACGGTAAAATAATTGATAAACCTACTAAAAATTTGGCCCAAgacattattcttaaaattagaAATTGCATAAAGAAATCCAAATCATATAAAACCCTATAACTAGgataaatatgattttttttttctcatttttttttttcgtttgagaaaatgttttgatataacagattttttttttttttttttttgtgaagtttacatttgagaaaatatattaCTTGTGTTAcacctatttattttttagaaagcTAAATCACACGTAAAGTTCGTTCCTTAttagttaagaaaaaaaatatgtgcataaAAAAGATAGTTGCCGTGAAGGAGAGCAGTCAGAGCGGCCATCCGACTCTTCTACTAAGGGCAACCATACcaaatcttcatttttatttatttatttattaatttattaaataataaataaatagaaaatttagTCACTTTTCTTCGCCTTTGGAGCGCATGGTGAGGAGGGTCCCAGGCCCAGCAACTTGGCCCATCGCTATTATCAATGCATATGGAGATAAAAAGGTCGTACCTTTTTGTCACGACCAATTCGACCATACCCACTGCATGTGTGCATAAAGGCCAAAGAGAAAGAATGGACCCTTATGATAAAGAATTTGGTAGAAAGATAtccatccattttctttttcttttttcttttcttttttatttttcaacactcCTCTCATAATAGTATATTGAGTAACAGGCGCACGCTTTCTGTTTACTTTGTCGGCAGAAGACTACTTACTCTCAAGTTCATTCGCAATTCAGTAATAATTACGAGAGCCACATTTGGAATCATATTATTTAAGCAAGAGCCCCTATCTGTCCTTAAAAGTGGTGATTTGTAGCATCTAATCAccttgtgacacatcatcaatttaagaaaaatataaaaaataaaaataacgacAACCACaataaatcaaaatgagaaagatcaacaaaaaaaaaaactcgtagCCAGCGATGCCAGACCCACAAGACCCAGGCCAAACCCACGGCTTCAAACCCGTTGCTCGTGACCCCCCTCAAACCCCGCCGGCGCTGTGACccgcctcaaaacccgtttttaaaatttcaaaatatgtctCTAATGCCTAAAAACTTGTttttaatgcttcaaaactcgtttttttatccaaaactaAATCTTAGAGAGTAAATATTAACTCTTTAGGAATTTTATTACCCtgaagaccaaaaaaaaatgatgtcgGCGTCGGAGAGGGTGACCTAACCAGCCATGGGTCTGCCCAGCGCGGTTTTAAAAGACCCAAcgccatttcttctttctctcttgtattctttttccttctttctctcttttcttcggCCGGTGTATTTGGTAGTGCTCTTCCCTCTTTGTGGATCCCTCCTGCTGCTGGTTGGATAAAAGGCAACTTTGATGTTGCTGTGAAAGGATCTTTTACAGTTGCTGCTGCTGTGCTTAGTGATGAAAAGGGTGCTATTGTAGGTGCTGCCACGCAGAGGTTAAATTGTCCAGATGCCCTTCAAGGAGAGGCCCTTGCAGCCTTGCTGACCACTCGACTGGCAGCCTCTTTTggttgtaattttatttctttgaaaGGAGACGCTCTTCTAGTGGTGTTAGCTATTAATAACCCttcccttttctcttcttgGAATTTTGCTAATTGTATTTCTGATATTAGTGTAGTTTTAGCTCATTTTCAaagttggaatgctttgaaGGTTTCACATAGTGCCAACTTTTGGGCACATGCTCtagctaaatgggccgcttcccatcttgtttttggaagcattcccacagGATCgcctattctctcttccatccggATCAGAAATGGGAAAGATCCTCCCCTGTAGTCATTTTCCttcattcaattagaaaaaaaaaaaaaaaaaaaagaaaaaaaaaaaaaagaaaagttaatttCTTGCACTTGTTGTGGTCTACCTTAGGTGTCAGGTGTTGTTTGGGGGCTGTAAAGTGTGGGTTTTACCCCACGTCCAATGTAAGGTTTTCCCTATTTAAAGCTGATAAAAGGTACTTTTCTAGTTGAAAAcagttttgaaaatatttttgttctgtttttaaaactatatatattagttattgataaataatttaaaatacaaatcactttttagaatatttttcaaatgtagatcccttcaaaaaaaaaaaaaaaaaacatttattacTCCCCATAAAATGTAGATCCAttcaaagaaggaaaaagaaaattaatcatAAAACATAAAGTTGAAATATTTAAAATCCTAGgcattattaaagaaaaaaaaaattgggttgttcgAAAGCCGGAAtatgatcatcttcatttttaagtgaAATACAAAGCggttaatattaaaattttcatatcTAATTGTATATATGTTTGAACATAGTGAATATGTAACCATGTCATTCAagaattttaaatgacattGCACTATGTACATGCTAAATGTAACTAAATAAGATAttgactataaaataaaaatgaaattgagaagattcTAGTCCCTCTAAATAAgggtgacaatttgtgtttgtgtgtcaGGTTCGAAATGTATTGAAATATGCATATAAAACTATACAAGTCAATCATATCCTAACctattataattatacatattatATCCTTTAACtataatcctttaattttgtattagatttGTGTGGATTTATGTCTAGTTCACAgtgatgtaaaaaattatcagcTCTAAATCTTGTGTATAGGGTTTGGGTTGAGGCAGGTGTATAACTCTTTATAAGTTAAATATAActtgattatttaattaaaaatatatactaCACCCATCAACTTACCCCGCTAATTTAATGTTAAATTCGTCTCAAACTTgcatatctaaaaaaaaaaaatactagctATGGCGGCCATCTTCGCCATTACAACTTTCAGAATCGATGAAACAAATCCAAAAGTAACGCCAAGTTCATTTTCGTACGAGAGTATTTTTTGTGTCGAGGGGTCGCCTTAACGTCAGTAACGTGTAAAAATCTACGAACCGACGCGAGTCACGCGACGAATGTTTTGCTAACGAACGCTGAATTTGGCGACAAAAATATAATGGCGATATGGCGCCGCAACATATCTAAACATATCACTCCCCCGCGAAGCTCTTACGGCGACTATTTTCGGCTTAACATCTCGAACTCTCGCCGCTACAGATAGCTTGGAGCTTGAAAGATCAGTGCAAGACGAATCCAGCAACTATTACTAGAAATTGCCCACTAAATCAGGACCCATATATGCTCTGATCAGAGAGAATCCCCACAATTCTGAACCAAAATCAGATACGGTTCCAGCTATTGAAGCCCCACAGATGTCATGCCTGAAGCTGCCCATGGCAGCAGCTTCTGTTTACTACACCCACAAGCCCAGCGGTGGCGGCCACCGCAGCCTGACCAAATGGGTCCGCACCAGCACCACCACCGCCACCTCACTCGCCAAACTAAAGCCCAGACCGAAACCATACGTGGCCCTAAATAGCTACATCAACAACAGCGAGCGAAGAATACCGGTTATTTATAAACATGGGTGGAGGATAGCCCCGTGCGCACCCCTCACACCCGCGGCGCACGATAAGGAACCCCCTAAAGTGCTTGGGTTTCGTGGCCTCCACCACAAGCATTGCCTCGCTTTCTCTTCAGGTACGTCTAGCTCAGAAGAGAAAGAAGGATTTTCGGGCTCTGGGTCGGGTCTCGTGGCGGATATGGGTTCCGAGAGCAAAAAGGACCACCACGATTTGGTCCAATCGCCCTCGTCAAtgcaaaatcaacaaaaacgACAGCATCAGCCTCCAAAATTGCTCACGTTGCCTACAATCTTAACGCTTGGCCGCGTCGCCGCAGTGCCGGTTCTCGTAAGCAgtatgtgcattttttttttttgctatgaAACTTTTGGGGCGGGTTAGTTTTGGAATTGGGGCTGTTTTGAGAGATGggattttgttgttttaatgATCCGATCGAAGTTTTATTGAAAAGTTTGGAACTGGTGTATTTGGCTGCCACATGTTTGAGGTTTACTTTGAGAATGTGATATGCATGGGACGCTTAGTTTTGGCGTAGGACCAATTATAGATTGGATGTTGGCTTGTGATAATGTTTGAATATCAGGATTCTATATCAGTGTATCTGAGCTGTGATGGACGTTTGATTTTGGCAGTGAGATCAATATGTATTGTTTATAGCTAAGCTTTGGATAATACGTTCTTTGTTTTGTGAATTTGATCTCTTTTTGGCTCTTTATGATGCTGAGATTTCGGGTGTTTTGATTGTAAATTTCTTGAGTTTGGTTCATCTTTCGTTAGGTTGCAAATTGAATtagattttttgaatttcaGATTTTTGTTTGTGTATGAAGCATACGAGGTATGATGGATAGTTTATTTGCTTTGAAATATGTGTTTATGTGTTTCTATGGCAGCACCATTTAGTGATATCTGTACCGGTGGTACACCATGGTATTCTGAGCTGCTTTGTGCTGCTACGCATCCTCTTAACTGTGTGCTTGAAGAGATTGCTTAATGCAGAACTGCCgatgattgttgaagtgattgTATATTTTAGTGTTCATTGAATGAAAGCCTTGCGATTGATGAGACTAACATTATCATATCTTTCATCAGCCTTCTATGTAGATAGTTGGTGGGGAACAACTGCTACGACAAGTATCTTCATTGCTGCTGCAGTTACAGATTGGCTTGATGGCTATCTTGCTCGGAAGGTATACTAGTACTTTGTCTTTCAAACTGTATAGGAGCAGATCTCGTGGCAAATTAATTGTTCTGAAGATTTTAATGTGTCTGTGACATCTTATAAGGGCTAAATTCTTAAATACATTTCAGATGAGTCTAGGATCTGCATTTGGTGCATTTCTAGATCCAGTAGCTGATAAGGTATGGTCTTTCGTCTATAATTAAAGTTTTATAGCCTTTTGCTTTTAGTTAGTTGATACAATACAGGTGCTTTGTTCAGCTGGTGAGAAACGTTATTGAGTTCTTTTTTGATAGTCATGCCTACTGAATGCAGCTTATGGTTGCTGCAACATTGGTCTTGTTGTGTACTAGACCCACAGAAGTTGCCATATTTGGGCAAGTGCCATGGCTTTTGGCTGCACCTTCAATTGCCATAATTGGTAGAGAGGTAATATATTTTAGTACGGATTTTCTTGTATCTCGTTAGCCAACTAATACTTTTGTTTTGCATGACTTACATCTTATTCTTGATCTTCCCCGATTGTTTCTCCCCTTTTGCCAAGAGTTATGACTGCGATCCTCTGTTGGGTCAAAAGCAGTATCAAAGCCATACGATTATTCATAAGAATCCTTGTTACATACTTGAGCACGAGCTTTTGCTTGTGCATGTGTTCATGCTATGCATGTATATTTGTGTCAAGCTTTGGGCGCCTATCATGTTTTGACTCATAGTGGTTCCTGGGGCTTCTATTATCACCATTCTTTTTCCCCCTTTTCTCTCAAGCAATTATACTTATATCTTACTTGCCGAAAAGAGAATTATACTTGCATAGTGTTTGGTTATATCCGTTTATGTTTTAGTTGATAGCAGATCTCTTACAAATTATTTTGAAACTTTTATGTAGATAACCATGTCTGCGGTTAGAGAATGGGCTGCTTCTCAAAATAGTAAGCTTTTAGAGGTTTGTTCTCTTCCCTATACTTTGTCTGAGTACCACTTTTGGTTCCTAACTCATTTGATCCTTTAGCTGGAAATACATTACGAAAACAATAATTATATTCAGGCTGT
It contains:
- the LOC132186181 gene encoding uncharacterized protein LOC132186181 isoform X1, yielding MKATKALNPAVITFDHKRDAYGFAVRPQHVQRYREYANIYKEEEEERSDRWNFFLERQAESAQLPVNLLSVEEDEKSLHAGASEQEPDAKSEKVVEGGDLSGWKLGSNDSAENGVRKEEVPAAKETKTHKLQIWTEIRPSLRAIEDMMSIRVKKKNNLSKDDQGAETGKLLPFEEARSSKGVSEEDSEDEFYDAERSDPTQDVPPSDTISAHVTGDVVPPESLGPWKEELEVLVRGGVPMALRGELWQAFVGVRSRRVEKYYQDLLAPESISGNNTEQNSTQLDNSSEGLTTDSVCVPEKWKGQIEKDLPRTFPGHPALDEDGRNALRRLLTAYARHNPSVGYCQADCHVTIGFCIPLSIQINSVLAMNFFAGLLLLLMPEENAFWALMGIIDDYFDGYYSEEMIESQVDQLVFEELVRERFPKLVNHLDYLGVQVAWVTGPWFLSIFMNMLPWESVLRVWDVLLFEGNRVMLFRTALALMELYGPALVTSKDAGDAVTLLQSLAGSTFDSSQLVLTACMGYQNVNEARLQELRSKHRPAVISALEERSKGLRAWRDSQGLASKLYGFKHDPKSMIIEANKTERSADTQTNGCLSRSESGSTNTDEILISLNGDLEVDSVKDLQEQVMWLKVELCKLLEEKRSAVLRAEELETALMEMVKQDNRRQLSARVEQLEQEVAELRRALSDKQEQENAMLQVLMRVEQEQRVTEDARRFSEQDAAAQRYAAQVLQDKYEEATASIAEMEKRVVMAESMLEATLQYQSGQVKAQPSPRSPHPDSSTARSNQESAQDFPARKIGLLARPFGLGWRERNKGKQTTTEEPIDGKSTNEDQSPSPQQTDANGVEDKDRE
- the LOC132186181 gene encoding uncharacterized protein LOC132186181 isoform X2; protein product: MKATKALNPAVITFDHKRDAYGFAVRPQHVQRYREYANIYKEEEEERSDRWNFFLERQAESAQLPVNLLSVEEDEKSLHAGASEQEPDAKSEKVVEGGDLSGWKLGSNDSAENGVRKEEVPAAKETKTHKLQIWTEIRPSLRAIEDMMSIRVKKKNNLSKDDQGAETGKLLPFEEARSSKGVSEEDSEDEFYDAERSDPTQDVPPSDTISAHVTGDVVPPESLGPWKEELEVLVRGGVPMALRGELWQAFVGVRSRRVEKYYQDLLAPESISGNNTEQNSTQLDNSSEGLTTDSVCVPEKWKGQIEKDLPRTFPGHPALDEDGRNALRRLLTAYARHNPSVGYCQAMNFFAGLLLLLMPEENAFWALMGIIDDYFDGYYSEEMIESQVDQLVFEELVRERFPKLVNHLDYLGVQVAWVTGPWFLSIFMNMLPWESVLRVWDVLLFEGNRVMLFRTALALMELYGPALVTSKDAGDAVTLLQSLAGSTFDSSQLVLTACMGYQNVNEARLQELRSKHRPAVISALEERSKGLRAWRDSQGLASKLYGFKHDPKSMIIEANKTERSADTQTNGCLSRSESGSTNTDEILISLNGDLEVDSVKDLQEQVMWLKVELCKLLEEKRSAVLRAEELETALMEMVKQDNRRQLSARVEQLEQEVAELRRALSDKQEQENAMLQVLMRVEQEQRVTEDARRFSEQDAAAQRYAAQVLQDKYEEATASIAEMEKRVVMAESMLEATLQYQSGQVKAQPSPRSPHPDSSTARSNQESAQDFPARKIGLLARPFGLGWRERNKGKQTTTEEPIDGKSTNEDQSPSPQQTDANGVEDKDRE
- the LOC132188418 gene encoding CDP-diacylglycerol--glycerol-3-phosphate 3-phosphatidyltransferase 2, with the protein product MSCLKLPMAAASVYYTHKPSGGGHRSLTKWVRTSTTTATSLAKLKPRPKPYVALNSYINNSERRIPVIYKHGWRIAPCAPLTPAAHDKEPPKVLGFRGLHHKHCLAFSSGTSSSEEKEGFSGSGSGLVADMGSESKKDHHDLVQSPSSMQNQQKRQHQPPKLLTLPTILTLGRVAAVPVLVSTFYVDSWWGTTATTSIFIAAAVTDWLDGYLARKMSLGSAFGAFLDPVADKLMVAATLVLLCTRPTEVAIFGQVPWLLAAPSIAIIGREITMSAVREWAASQNSKLLEAVAVNNLGKWKTATQMTALTILLATRDSSLGGSGILVVSGVMLLYVSAGLAVWSLVVYMRKISRVLLR